The sequence ACGTTCGGCATTTCCAGAACGCCGCTTCGCGAAGCGTTGAAGGTCCTGACCTCCGAGGGCTTGGTGGAGATCCTGCCGAATCGAGGCGCGCGCGTGAGCCGCCTGTCCTTGAGCGATGTGAAACATACTTACGACGTCATGGCCGCGCTGGAAGGGCTCGCTGGGGAAGCCGCCTGCGATCGCCTGAGCGACGACGAACTGGCCAGCCTCTGCGAGTTACACGAGCGGATGGTCAGTTACTACGAACAGAAGGATCTGCCGGCCTATTTCCAGGCCAACCAGCAGATACATGAGCGCATCCTGCAGGCATCGGGAAACCCGATTCTGCTGGAGATGTATAACAATCTCAGCCAGCGTGTGAAACGGATTCGCTACACGATGCAAATGAACGAAGATTTCTGGCGCAAGGCGATGAACGATCACGGTGAAATGATCGAGGCGTTGCGCGACCGCGACGGCATGCGCCTGGGCAGTATCCTCAGGGGTCACCTCAGCCACAAGCTCGAAGCGGTCAATCTGGAGGGGGTCATCGTCGCGGATTGAGGCACGATCGGGCTGGACGCACCGACCTGAAGGAAACCCGCTCGGGCAGCACCTGCTCGAGCGGGGACGACGCCGCTAGCGTTGCGCCAGGGCTACCGACGCACCCGATGACCAGGCCGGCGGCTGACACTCACAGCGGTTTGCCGCGATTGCCGTGCTCACCGACGAAGGCCTGCATCGCCTTGAGGTCGTTGGCCAGTACCGTGCAGCGCTCAGGCCGCTCGAACAGGTCCGTTAAGTGAGCCGGAAGCTCGAGCGCCTTGCCGACACCCGCCTTTTCGACCGCCTCGGGGAATTTCACCGGATGGGCGGTCGCCAGCGTCACCATCGGGATCGACAGGCTGCGGCGGCATTCACGCGCCGCATGGACACCGATTGCGGTGTGCGGATCGAGCAGCTCGCCGGTGGCGGCGAAGACCTCGGCGATCGTCGTGCAGGTCTGCTCGTCATCCACGGCCAGCGAGTCGAACAGCTTGCGGGCCTCGGTCCAGCGCTCTTCGGCCACGGCCAACTTGCCGCTGGACTTGAAGGTGCTCATCAACTCGGCAACGGCCGCTCCGTTACGCCCGTGCAGATCGAACAGCAGGCGCTCGAAATTCGACGACACCATGATGTCCATGGAAGGCGAAAGCGACGGGTGCAGCGTGTCCTTGTCATAACGGTTGCCGCTCATGAAGCGGTGCAGGATGTCGTTGCGGTTGGTCGCGACCACCAGCTGACTGATGGGCAGCCCCATGTTGCGTGCCAGATAGCCGGCAAAAATATCGCCGAAGTTGCCGGTCGGCACGGAGAACGCCACCGAACGCGCCGGTCCGCCCAGCTGCAGCGCCGCATGGAAGTAGTAGACGATCTGAGCCATGATCCGCGCCCAGTTGATCGAGTTCACCGCAACCAGCCGAGTGCCCTTGAGGAAGCCCTGATCGGCAAAGCTGTCCTTGACCATCTCCTGGCAATCATCGAAGTTGCCTTCGATCGCGAGGTTGTGAATGTTGTCGCCGAAGATGGTGGTCATCTGCCGGCGCTGCACTTCCGACACACGGTTGTGCGGATGCAGGATGAAAATGTCGACGTTGTCGCAGCGTCGGCAGCCTTCGATCGCGGCCGAACCGGTATCGCCGGAGGTCGCACCGATGATCACCACGCGCTCACCACGCTTGGCCAGCACGTAGTCGAGCAGGCGTCCAAGCAGTTGCAGCGCAAAGTCCTTGAACGCCAGGGTCGGCCCATGGAACAGCTCCAGCAGCCATTCGTTACCGTTCAACTGACGCAGCGGGGCGACGGCACTGTGGGCGAACACACCGTAGGTTTCTTCCAGAATCTGCTTGAAGTCCGCGTCGGGGATACTGCCGGCAACGAAGGGGCGCATCACTTTGAACGCCAGTTCGTGATAAGGCAGCCCGGCCCAGGATGCGATTTCCTCGACCGTGAAGCGTGGCAGGTTCTCCGGCACGTACAGACCACCGTC is a genomic window of Stutzerimonas stutzeri containing:
- a CDS encoding GntR family transcriptional regulator, which codes for MEKIQHKILYQEAANRIRELIEHGSLVAGEKISEKQLCETFGISRTPLREALKVLTSEGLVEILPNRGARVSRLSLSDVKHTYDVMAALEGLAGEAACDRLSDDELASLCELHERMVSYYEQKDLPAYFQANQQIHERILQASGNPILLEMYNNLSQRVKRIRYTMQMNEDFWRKAMNDHGEMIEALRDRDGMRLGSILRGHLSHKLEAVNLEGVIVAD
- the thrC gene encoding threonine synthase; amino-acid sequence: MRYISTRGQAPALNFEDVLLTGLASDGGLYVPENLPRFTVEEIASWAGLPYHELAFKVMRPFVAGSIPDADFKQILEETYGVFAHSAVAPLRQLNGNEWLLELFHGPTLAFKDFALQLLGRLLDYVLAKRGERVVIIGATSGDTGSAAIEGCRRCDNVDIFILHPHNRVSEVQRRQMTTIFGDNIHNLAIEGNFDDCQEMVKDSFADQGFLKGTRLVAVNSINWARIMAQIVYYFHAALQLGGPARSVAFSVPTGNFGDIFAGYLARNMGLPISQLVVATNRNDILHRFMSGNRYDKDTLHPSLSPSMDIMVSSNFERLLFDLHGRNGAAVAELMSTFKSSGKLAVAEERWTEARKLFDSLAVDDEQTCTTIAEVFAATGELLDPHTAIGVHAARECRRSLSIPMVTLATAHPVKFPEAVEKAGVGKALELPAHLTDLFERPERCTVLANDLKAMQAFVGEHGNRGKPL